The Oncorhynchus kisutch isolate 150728-3 linkage group LG20, Okis_V2, whole genome shotgun sequence genome has a segment encoding these proteins:
- the LOC109865337 gene encoding WW domain-binding protein 2-like isoform X1 has translation MALNKNNSESGGVIITNNESVLMSYENVELVFCEAECLPGAFRKSKKGSIFLTPYRVIFVAKGGHDALQSFMMPFYLMKGCEVKQPVLGANYIKGTVSAEPGGGWEGCATFKMVFAAGGAIEFGQYMLQVAAQASRGQPVSGGFGGCPYMGNGAYAYPPPPANGYPAGPPPGYSYPNPPQGVFYPNPPAFDGPAAYMPPPPYSAPLGQQAPHDPGLPSTPAAEAKAAEAATSGSCSTLPPTYLPQDNPPPYSPTEDKKSQ, from the exons ATGGCTTTGAATAAGAACAATTCTGAATCTGGAGGCGTCATTATCACCAACAATGAAAG TGTGTTGATGAGCTATGAGAATGTGGAGCTGGTGTTCTGTGAAGCAGAGTGCCTGCCTGGTGCCTTCAGGAAGAGTAAGAAGGGGAGTATCTTCCTGACCCCCTACAGG GTGATATTTGTGGCAAAGGGGGGTCATGATGCTCTGCAGTCCTTCATGATGCCTTTCTACCTGATGAAGGGCTGTGAGGTCAAACAGCCTGTCCTGGGGGCCAACTACATCAAAGGCACAGTCAGCGCAGAGCCcggag GGGGCTGGGAGGGCTGTGCCACCTTTAAGATGGTGTTTGCTGCAGGAGGAGCCATAGAGTTTGGACAGTACATGTTACAGGTCGCTGCACAAG CGTCCAGAGGGCAGCCTGTGAGTGGTGGCTTTGGGGGTTGTCCCTACATGGGCAACGGGGCCTATGCTTACCCTCCTCCCCCAGCCAATGGGTACCCGGCAGGACCCCCACCCGGGTACTCTTACCCCAACCCTCCACAAG GTGTATTCTACCCCAACCCACCAGCGTTTGATGGTCCTGCTGCCTACATGCCCCCTCCTCCCTACTCCGCCCCCCTGGGGCAGCAGGCCCCCCACGACCCTGGCCTGCCTTCCACACCTGCAG caGAGGCAAAGGCAGCAGAGGCAGCAACCAGTGGCAGCTGTTCCACACTTCCTCCCACCTACTTGCCACAG gACAACCCACCCCCCTACTCCCCTACTGAAGACAAGAAGAGCCAGTAG
- the LOC109865337 gene encoding WW domain-binding protein 2-like isoform X2, translated as MALNKNNSESGGVIITNNESVLMSYENVELVFCEAECLPGAFRKSKKGSIFLTPYRVIFVAKGGHDALQSFMMPFYLMKGCEVKQPVLGANYIKGTVSAEPGGGWEGCATFKMVFAAGGAIEFGQYMLQVAAQASRGQPVSGGFGGCPYMGNGAYAYPPPPANGYPAGPPPGYSYPNPPQGVFYPNPPAFDGPAAYMPPPPYSAPLGQQAPHDPGLPSTPAEAKAAEAATSGSCSTLPPTYLPQDNPPPYSPTEDKKSQ; from the exons ATGGCTTTGAATAAGAACAATTCTGAATCTGGAGGCGTCATTATCACCAACAATGAAAG TGTGTTGATGAGCTATGAGAATGTGGAGCTGGTGTTCTGTGAAGCAGAGTGCCTGCCTGGTGCCTTCAGGAAGAGTAAGAAGGGGAGTATCTTCCTGACCCCCTACAGG GTGATATTTGTGGCAAAGGGGGGTCATGATGCTCTGCAGTCCTTCATGATGCCTTTCTACCTGATGAAGGGCTGTGAGGTCAAACAGCCTGTCCTGGGGGCCAACTACATCAAAGGCACAGTCAGCGCAGAGCCcggag GGGGCTGGGAGGGCTGTGCCACCTTTAAGATGGTGTTTGCTGCAGGAGGAGCCATAGAGTTTGGACAGTACATGTTACAGGTCGCTGCACAAG CGTCCAGAGGGCAGCCTGTGAGTGGTGGCTTTGGGGGTTGTCCCTACATGGGCAACGGGGCCTATGCTTACCCTCCTCCCCCAGCCAATGGGTACCCGGCAGGACCCCCACCCGGGTACTCTTACCCCAACCCTCCACAAG GTGTATTCTACCCCAACCCACCAGCGTTTGATGGTCCTGCTGCCTACATGCCCCCTCCTCCCTACTCCGCCCCCCTGGGGCAGCAGGCCCCCCACGACCCTGGCCTGCCTTCCACACCTGCAG AGGCAAAGGCAGCAGAGGCAGCAACCAGTGGCAGCTGTTCCACACTTCCTCCCACCTACTTGCCACAG gACAACCCACCCCCCTACTCCCCTACTGAAGACAAGAAGAGCCAGTAG
- the LOC109865337 gene encoding WW domain-binding protein 2-like isoform X3 yields the protein MDPFSVLMSYENVELVFCEAECLPGAFRKSKKGSIFLTPYRVIFVAKGGHDALQSFMMPFYLMKGCEVKQPVLGANYIKGTVSAEPGGGWEGCATFKMVFAAGGAIEFGQYMLQVAAQASRGQPVSGGFGGCPYMGNGAYAYPPPPANGYPAGPPPGYSYPNPPQGVFYPNPPAFDGPAAYMPPPPYSAPLGQQAPHDPGLPSTPAAEAKAAEAATSGSCSTLPPTYLPQDNPPPYSPTEDKKSQ from the exons ATGGATCCCTTTAG TGTGTTGATGAGCTATGAGAATGTGGAGCTGGTGTTCTGTGAAGCAGAGTGCCTGCCTGGTGCCTTCAGGAAGAGTAAGAAGGGGAGTATCTTCCTGACCCCCTACAGG GTGATATTTGTGGCAAAGGGGGGTCATGATGCTCTGCAGTCCTTCATGATGCCTTTCTACCTGATGAAGGGCTGTGAGGTCAAACAGCCTGTCCTGGGGGCCAACTACATCAAAGGCACAGTCAGCGCAGAGCCcggag GGGGCTGGGAGGGCTGTGCCACCTTTAAGATGGTGTTTGCTGCAGGAGGAGCCATAGAGTTTGGACAGTACATGTTACAGGTCGCTGCACAAG CGTCCAGAGGGCAGCCTGTGAGTGGTGGCTTTGGGGGTTGTCCCTACATGGGCAACGGGGCCTATGCTTACCCTCCTCCCCCAGCCAATGGGTACCCGGCAGGACCCCCACCCGGGTACTCTTACCCCAACCCTCCACAAG GTGTATTCTACCCCAACCCACCAGCGTTTGATGGTCCTGCTGCCTACATGCCCCCTCCTCCCTACTCCGCCCCCCTGGGGCAGCAGGCCCCCCACGACCCTGGCCTGCCTTCCACACCTGCAG caGAGGCAAAGGCAGCAGAGGCAGCAACCAGTGGCAGCTGTTCCACACTTCCTCCCACCTACTTGCCACAG gACAACCCACCCCCCTACTCCCCTACTGAAGACAAGAAGAGCCAGTAG
- the LOC109865336 gene encoding 39S ribosomal protein L38, mitochondrial — MALRMLCSSVLRTGTDIGVSNARTFGTAAILCRWSAPLGPMPNEDIDYKNLESLEKYRSYTRYLKKAEEAKNTPAWWKTYRQYQEQEDPGRDVERVNIGLPHCRPSRVKEARERKRVVKENRRSIELERAMRLRTFKVSLDRVQAGWEETSGPYHVQRLADHYGIFKDLFPMAYFYPRFTLCVSYGQDSPVHYGNHLTPTKAAVAPQVSFEAEEGSIWTLLLTSPDEHLLDSEGEYVHWLVGNIPGGAVTSGEELCPYLAPIPAKGTGFHRYVYILFRQEETIDFHEDIRPLPCLSLSERSFKTVEFYRKHQDSMTPAGLSFFQSQWDQSVTHTFHNILDMKEPVFEFERPPVYHPPQVKYPHGQPLRYLDRYRDGQEHTYGIY; from the exons ATGGCGTTGCGTATGCTTTGCTCCTCTGTGCTGCGAACGGGCACAGATATAGGGGTCAGCAATGCCAGGACATTTGGAACTGCAG CCATTTTATGCCGATGGTCTGCTCCATTGGGACCAATGCCAAATGAGGACATAGACTACAAAAACTTGGAATCACTCGAAAAGTATCGCAGTTACACGCGCTACCTCAAGAAAGCAGAGGAGGCGAAGAACACACCAGCCTGGTGGAAGACCTACAGACAGTATCAGGAGCAAGAGGACCCTGGGCGTG ATGTGGAGCGAGTCAACATTGGGCTGCCACATTGTCGGCCCTCCAGGGTAAAGGAAGCGAGGGAGCGTAAGAGGGTGGTGAAGGAGAACAGACGTAGTATAGAGCTGGAGAGAGCCATGCGTCTGCGCACCT TTAAGGTCTCCCTGGATCGGGTGCAGGCAGGCTGGGAGGAGACGAGCGGCCCGTACCATGTCCAGAGGCTAGCGGATCACTATGGGATCTTCAAGGATCTGTTCCCCATGGCCTACTTCTACCCCCGCTTCACACTGTGTGTCAGCTACGGCCAGGATAGCCCAGTACATTATGGGAACCACTTGACCCCCACAAAG GCTGCTGTGGCACCTCAGGTCAGTTTTGAGGCAGAGGAGGGCTCCATATGGACACTGCTGCTCACTAGcccag ATGAGCATCTGCTGGACAGTGAAGGGGAGTATGTGCACTGGCTGGT TGGGAACATCCCAGGTGGGGCTGTGACCTCAGGAGAGGAGCTGTGTCCATACCTGGCCCCGATCCCTGCTAAGGGTACTGGCTTTCACCGCTATGTTTACATCCTGTTCAGACAGGAAGAAACCATCGACTTCCATGAAGACATCCGACCGCTGCCGTG TTTGTCTCTGTCAGAGCGGAGCTTTAAGACGGTAGAGTTCTACAGGAAGCATCAGGACAGCATGACTCCAGCAGGCCTCTCCTTCTTCCAGAGTCAGTGGGACCAGTCTGTTACCCACACTTTCCATAACATACTAG ACATGAAAGAGCCCGTGTTTGAGTTTGAGCGGCCTCCTGTGTACCACCCTCCTCAGGTGAAGTACCCTCACGGACAGCCCCTACGGTACCTGGACAGGTACAGAGACGGACAGGAGCACACCTACGGAATCTACTGA